A single region of the Malus sylvestris chromosome 8, drMalSylv7.2, whole genome shotgun sequence genome encodes:
- the LOC126631564 gene encoding patatin-like protein 2 isoform X2, with translation MERSGRVEPPTVFGKIVTILSIDGGGIRGLIPATILAFLESELQKLDGEDARIADYFDVIAGTSTGGLVTAMLAAPNENNRPLFAAKDVIDFYINQCPKIFPQNTWPIFPNTTKIIKALAGPKYNGKYLHRLIRERLGNKKLHDTLTNVVIPTFDIKNLQPAIFSNFKVKKKPSYDALLSDICIGTSAAPTYLPAHYFETKNAAGRTREFNLIDGGMAANNPTSLALCEVTNEIRKANPDVFPVKPMDYGRFLVISLGTGSSKAEMKYQARSAAKWGLLNWLTSGGSTPIINIFSQAGADMVDLHLSAAFQALHSEENYLRIQDDTLRGTITSVDRATKKNLTNLVKVGEGLLKKPVSRVNLDSGRFEATKHETNAEALTRFAKLLSEEKRRRQAGSTNGHAENNY, from the exons ATGGAAAGAAGCGGTAGAGTAGAGCCCCCCACAGTCTTTGGAAAGATAGTCACAATTCTCAGTATCGATGGGGGCGGAATAAGAGGCCTCATTCCGGCAACCATTCTTGCTTTCCTCGAATCTGAACTTCAG AAGCTGGATGGTGAAGATGCAAGAATCGCGGACTATTTTGATGTGATTGCAGGAACAAGCACAGGTGGTCTTGTGACTGCTATGCTCGCAGCCCCAAACGAGAATAACCGCCCACTGTTCGCTGCCAAAGATGTTATAGACTTCTACATTAATCAATGCCCTAAAATCTTCCCCCAAAACAC TTGGCCAATTTTTCCTAATACGACAAAGATTATCAAAGCTCTAGCAGGACCAAAATACAATGGCAAGTATTTGCATCGCTTGATTAGGGAAAGGCTGGGCAACAAAAAACTGCACGACACGTTGACTAATGTTGTAATTCCCACATTTGACATCAAGAATCTCCAGCCAGCtatcttctccaactttaaG GTGAAAAAGAAGCCATCATACGATGCCTTACTCTCTGACATATGCATTGGAACCTCAGCAGCACCAACTTATCTTCCAGCTCATTATTTTGAAACCAAGAACGCTGCAGGCAGAACTAGGGAATTCAACCTTATAGATGGCGGAATGGCTGCAAATAATCCG ACTTCACTTGCTCTTTGTGAAGTTACAAATGAAATAAGGAAGGCGAATCCAGACGTCTTTCCTGTGAAACCTATGGACTATGGGAGATTTCTAGTGATATCATTAGGAACTGGTTCATCAAAAGCTGAAATGAAATACCAAGCACGCTCTGCAGCGAAATGGGGCCTGTTGAATTGGTTAACCAGCGGTGGCTCCACCCCAATCATTAATATATTCAGTCAAGCAGGCGCCGATATGGTTGATCTTCACCTTTCTGCAGCTTTCCAAGCCCTTCATTCTGAAGAAAATTATCTTAGAATTCAG GATGATACCCTTCGTGGGACAATAACTTCTGTGGATAGAGCCACAAAGAAGAATTTGACCAATCTTGTGAAAGTTGGTGAAGGGCTATTGAAAAAACCAGTTTCTCGGGTTAATTTGGACAGTGGCAGGTTTGAGGCTACTAAGCATGAGACAAATGCAGAGGCTCTTACAAG GTTTGCTAAACTACTGTCGGAAGAGAAGAGGAGGCGCCAAGCAGGGTCAACCAACGGGCATGCTGAAAATAATTACTGA